GATACATTCCTCATCAGGCGGTCGCAGGTGCCTGCGCGGTGGGCCTGGCCATCGGGGTAATGCACCAGTTCAAATGCATCCATCCACCCGGAGGAGCCACGGCCTTGATGGCGGTCATTGGCGGCCCCGGCATTCGTGATCTGGGCTTTGGCTTTGTGCTGTTTCCCATTCTCACCAATGCCCTCATGATGGTTGGCTTGGCCGTCCTGCTGAACCTCTGCTTCCGCTGGCGGCGCTACCCAGCCTTTTTGACCCATCGTCCCCGGCGACCCAAAGGGGCCAAGCCGGAGCCGACCCATGAAGAAATCGTGGCTGCGCTCCGCAGCCTGGACTCGTTTGTGGACATCACCGAGGACGACCTCATACGCCTCTGTGAACTGCTGTCCGTCCCTCAAAAGACAGCGCCAAAGAGAACGCCTGAAAAGAGGCAGGCGGCTCTCACCTAACCAACAAAAGAACCAAAAGAGGATGTGAATGGCTTGCCTTTGGGCGAAGCCGTGTTATTCTTTTTCTCATCGTGAACAAAGAGACGCCTCACAATAGCCATCGCGCCTGCACGGCAGCGAAAGGCATGGGCGTGCCCTTCTGCCACCGCCTGGGCGCAAGCCGGGCGTGAGCGGACAGCCCTGGTGTTCTTCCGGGCTGCTCCGCACCTCTCAACTGGCATTCAGACAAACTCCGCTGCGCGCCTGATGGCATCGCCGCGATTTCTCTTTTCACATCATGAATCATGTCCATTTGCAGAAGGCCCCCGAGGCCTTCCCCTCGTCTCTTGCATCCTTTGTCAGCAGGCTCATTACATCTTTGAAACAAACCTGGCAGGGGCTGGAGGATCCTCCCGTCCATGTCGGCAGCGCACTGGATGCGCCTTCGCATGAATCGCTTTGGAAGGTCACCGGCACCCTGACCTGCCAGGCTGATTTTGGCAGGCTCACCGCAGAGTCCCGTCACTGCATCCATGCAGCGACTCAGGAAGCTGCGCTGGCCGAAGCCACCCAGCGGATGCTTGAGGCCCACCCTGACTTCGCCATCTCCAGCCTGAAGGCCGTCAAGGCCGCCGAAGGCTGATCCGGCGCTTCCCACGGCTCCCCTGACACCCGGCATTCCGACCGGGAGGGAGAGTCCATGCCTTCATTCCAGGCCTCCGACCTGGCATCACTTCACGTTTTCAACCTAACAAACTATGTCCAAAATTCATTATTACGACCGCGTACGCCTACGCTCCCTCAATGCCATCGAATCCTCCGAGGATGATGACCTTTTCATCCAGATCGTCTATCCTCATGAGGCCAATGCCGTCGCCGGCCGCATCTCTGCCGATGCCCCCGTGGGCAGGGCCGCCCTGCACCGGAAAGAGGGCGACACCATCACCTTCAAGGCCCAAGGCCAGCGCATGGCCATGCAGATCATCAGCATTGAAAAGCACGCCCTGACTGCCTGACCGGAATCCCCTAACCAAAAGCATGCCCTACCGGCCATCACACCGGTAGGGCATCTCATGGCCAGGCTCCCAGGATCAGGGCTTGGCAGACTGTGGCCGGTTCAGCACTGCATCGCGGGTACTGCCGACGATGGCCATCGCCTGGGCAATGAGCGCAGGATCCACCTTGAGCTCCTGAAGCGTGGCCTGCAAATGCTCGGCAATGGCATCAAAATGGGTGTCATTGAGACCGTCCAGGTCGGCATGTGCCGTGCGCAGATCCTTGCCCACATACGGGTTTGGCCCGCCAAGTGCAGCGGCCAGAAACTCCTTCTGCTTCCGCTTCTGCTTGATCATGCTGATGTCTTCGAAGTAGTGGTTCACCCGTTTGTCGGCCAGCACCTTCACATAGAAAAGCTCCACTGCCGCCTCAAGCGCCGCCTTGCCTCCCAGCTTTTGATAAAGGCTGGCCGCACGGTCTGCTTCGAATTTCTGGCGGCTGGCTTCGTCGGCGAAGGCGAAGGTCTGAT
This is a stretch of genomic DNA from Prosthecobacter algae. It encodes these proteins:
- a CDS encoding GreA/GreB family elongation factor, translated to MSKIHYYDRVRLRSLNAIESSEDDDLFIQIVYPHEANAVAGRISADAPVGRAALHRKEGDTITFKAQGQRMAMQIISIEKHALTA
- a CDS encoding HPP family protein, giving the protein MESWKEKLGIELSAVSYKEKLISTAGGILSIFLLILLVQHGLDGTDGSLVVASMGATAVLLFAVPHGQLSQPWPVIAGHGLSALVGVLCARYIPHQAVAGACAVGLAIGVMHQFKCIHPPGGATALMAVIGGPGIRDLGFGFVLFPILTNALMMVGLAVLLNLCFRWRRYPAFLTHRPRRPKGAKPEPTHEEIVAALRSLDSFVDITEDDLIRLCELLSVPQKTAPKRTPEKRQAALT